The region TGAGAAACTTATTTGTTCATCCCGTTTACAGCATAATGGTCTTTATTGCCCCTCAAGTaacagctccagcagctcaaTAAGGCTGAACATTTAATGGGCCTCATCCATTACCAAGCAGCCCCCAGCGAGCCAAGCCTGAGGctcacccaccaaccccacacAAACTGACCGACCCACGGACCCACAATCAACCTACCTGCCCCACTAACCCCTCCTTGCGGCCGCCTGCTGGGACAGCAGCTGCCATCGATGGCGGGTGGCTCACTTGGCGACTGCTGCCTCTCGAGCTTACCAGCATTGCTGACCGGTGTATTCTTCCTCTTTctgccagcaacaacattcaccaccatcccacgagtgcttgatcttgaagaacaacaaccaacagaTAAACAACTATCCCTTATTTCACCAAAGAATCACTTAGTGGAAAGACACAAAAGCCAAACGCCAAGATGCTCGTAAAGTCCGTTCAGCCCCGCCATACCGTGCTTGCGCGATGAACTGACTGACGGGTGGGATAGAGTACGCACCCTCACCGGAAAGGAAATCGAGCTCAACGTCGAGGGCTCCGACAAGGTctccaagatcaaggagctggtggaggagaaggaggggatcCCGCCCGTGCAGCAGAGGTTGATCTTCGGTGGGAAACAAATGTACCCtctcccacaccaccactatcaccaccaccaccaccaccacttaTTTTGAGTGTGTTAATAGTTGCTAATGATGGTAAAAAACCAACAGGGTCGACGACAAAACCGCTGATGACTATGGGCTTGAGGGTGGCGCGACATTACATTTGGTTTTGGCGTTGAGGGGTGGgctttaaaaaagaaagaaaaaaaatgatagggagggaaaggggataATGGGGGTGGTAGCTGTAAAGGGCTATGAATATAGGCAATACGGCAGAGTGGGAAAGTTTGGCTGTTGTTAGGTACAGCAAGATGAGGCAAAcaaggtgatgatgatggtggacaTCAGCGCTGTGGAGGAAGGGTGACAGTGTTTTGTTGAGGAGGTAACGTAGATGGTGGGTAGGTGGGATCGAGCGTCTTATGGGATATGATCTTGCCTTGCCTAGGGAAAGTCACTCATGAATGAAGAATGCATCTTTACATCAGTCTTCGCCTCGTGTGGTGAACCGAATATATGGATGGAGATCAAGATGCTGAACATGATCAGAAGTAATTCGAGTCTTGGAAAACCCATCACTTAAAAACCATATATAAGCAGAAGTAAAGCCCCGTATAAAAGCCCATCCATTCAATCGATCATCGTACACATCAAATAAGCATAGGTCATGCCCGTGTAAAAACCATTCCATTCATCCCTCCATCGTACACCAACTTCCAGATAACCACCGCTTAATCTCGGGTATCTGCTTGTATCAAGCTTAAAAAACCATCTCAACGCCTGCTGAAAATGCCAACCATCCTCGCTGATTTCCATGCAAATCCCAAAATTCGAATTCCCCCACAAAATCCATCCCTT is a window of Podospora pseudopauciseta strain CBS 411.78 chromosome 1, whole genome shotgun sequence DNA encoding:
- the NEDD8 gene encoding nedd8-conjugating enzyme UBE2F (COG:D; COG:O; EggNog:ENOG503P581); translated protein: MLVKVRTLTGKEIELNVEGSDKVSKIKELVEEKEGIPPVQQRLIFGGKQMVDDKTADDYGLEGGATLHLVLALRGGL